aaatatgtagttgtaatataatcaaaattattttaatggcCATGTTAATTCtgtataatattttgtattttagaaaaCATTGCCTTCTATGCACATACAGCATCAGATGGCAGCTATCCTGAGGGAAAGGTTCTCAAATTTTCGAACGTTCTACTTAATGACGGAAATGGATACAAGCCAGGCTCTGGCATTTTTACTGCACCCGTGTCCGGCGTCTACCAGTTCACAGCACATGCTTGCAATTCAGCAGAAAAATACATGGTTATTGCAATCATGAAAGGAACTCAACAAATTGCAGTCAGCACGGGCTCCGGAGATGGCTCCATCTGTAATTCCGTCACCACTATTGCAAAAGTTCGAAA
This DNA window, taken from Mercenaria mercenaria strain notata chromosome 19, MADL_Memer_1, whole genome shotgun sequence, encodes the following:
- the LOC128551057 gene encoding complement C1q tumor necrosis factor-related protein 2-like; the protein is MATLFYASASFILVGLTLQITIAENIAFYAHTASDGSYPEGKVLKFSNVLLNDGNGYKPGSGIFTAPVSGVYQFTAHACNSAEKYMVIAIMKGTQQIAVSTGSGDGSICNSVTTIAKVRKHENVYIVSAWYDSHMFSNDHRWPSFMGFLLYKI